The following proteins are encoded in a genomic region of Alnus glutinosa chromosome 8, dhAlnGlut1.1, whole genome shotgun sequence:
- the LOC133874978 gene encoding probable leucine-rich repeat receptor-like serine/threonine-protein kinase At3g14840 yields MKMSTFFARFLLASTLIFYFATFASGAAVLPNDEVEGLREIAKRLGKTDWDFSVDPCSGQSGWVKLDQPKGFDNALTCNCTFSNATVCHVISIVLKAQSLPGTLPPDLVRLPYLQEIDLTRNYLNGSIPPEWGFTQLVNISLLGNRLTGSIPKELANITTLKTFTVEFNQLSGNLPPELGNMPSIERFLLSSNNFTGGLPDSFAGLITLKDFRISDNHFSGKIPNYIQNWKKLGKLVIQASGLNGPIPPGVALLEKLSDLRISDLNGSEEPFPPLNNLTQLKTLILRSCNITGQLPEFLGDMATLKTLDLSFNKLSGEIPSSFAGLQKTDYIYLTGNLLTGQVPLWMLNKGDNIDLSYNNFTVGNSGLSVCQQRSVNLFASSSIGNNSGMVSCLRSFRCSHYWYNLHINCGGKAVTINGTTAYDADTDSGGPSNFFQRAQNWAFSSTGDFMDNDDQMDPLIFTNSSRLSMTNPELYMNARLSPLSLTYYAFCLGNGNYKVNLHFAEIMFTDDKTYSSLGRRIFDIYIQGKMVWKDFNIAKEAGGVGKAVITTFTATVTSNTLEIRFYWAGKGTTGIPDRGVYGPLISAISVDHDFMPPSENGTGLSLVVKVGIVIAGAFVIFLVLGILWWKCCLGLKNKMEQDLKGLGRQTGTFTLRQIQAATNNFDAANKIGEGGFGSVYKGLLSDGTIIAVKQLSSKSKQGNREFVNEIGMISGLQHPHFVKLYGCCVEGNQLLLVYEYMENNCLARALFGPEEYKLKLDWPTRHKICVGVARGLAYLHEESRLKIVHRDIKATNVLLDKNLNPKISDFGLAKLYEEDNTPMRTRVAGTYGYMAPEYAMRGYLTDKADVYSFGIIALEIVSGMSNTGYRPKEECFHLLDRALVLKEKGSLLELVDPKLGSNYKTEEVMVMINVALLCTNVSPTVRPPMSAVVRMLEGRAVVPDLVPDPSVSNDEMQVKALSKHFQVSTQ; encoded by the exons ATGAAGATGTCGACGTTCTTTGCTCGATTTCTCCTCGCTTCAACTCTCATCTTTTACTTCGCAACGTTCGCTTCCGGAGCCGCTGTATTGCCGAATGatgaag TGGAAGGTTTACGTGAAATAGCGAAGAGGTTGGGGAAGACGGACTGGGATTTCAGCGTAGATCCATGCAGCGGACAATCTGGATGGGTAAAACTCGACCAACCAAAAGGATTTGATAATGCTCTTACCTGTAACTGCACCTTCTCGAACGCCACTGTGTGCCACGTCATCAGCAT AGTCCTCAAAGCACAGAGTCTCCCGGGCACACTCCCACCAGATTTGGTCAGGTTGCCTTACCTTCAAGAAAT AGACCTCACCCGCAACTACCTCAACGGTTCAATTCCTCCCGAATGGGGTTTCACCCAGCTGGTCAAcat TTCCCTTCTTGGAAACCGGTTAACGGGTTCTATCCCCAAAGAGCTGGCAAACATCACAACTCTCAAAACCTT TACGGTGGAGTTCAATCAGCTTTCCGGAAATCTTCCTCCAGAGCTTGGCAATATGCCCTCCATAGAAAGATT TCTCCTCAGCTCGAATAATTTTACTGGGGGGCTGCCTGATTCATTTGCAGGGCTGATCACATTGAAGGACTT TCGGATCAGTGACAACCACTTTTCTGGAAAGATACCCAATTATATTCAAAACTGGAAAAAACTTGGAAAACT AGTGATTCAGGCAAGTGGTTTGAATGGGCCAATTCCTCCTGGCGTTGCTCTTTTGGAAAAGTTATCTGACTT GAGAATTAGTGACTTGAATGGATCTGAAGAACCTTTTCCACCACTTAATAATCTGACACAGTTGAAGACACT GATATTGAGGAGTTGCAATATTACTGGACAGCTACCTGAATTTCTCGGGGATATGGCAACGTTGAAAACCTT AGATCTCAGCTTTAATAAACTAAGTGGAGAAATTCCAAGCAGCTTTGCCGGTCTACAAAAAACAGATTACAT atatttAACCGGCAACTTGCTAACTGGACAAGTGCCTCTGTGGATGCTGAATAAAGGAGACAACAT TGATCTTTCCTATAACAACTTCACAGTTGGGAATTCAGGGTTATCAGTTTGTCAACAACGTAGTGT GAACTTGTTTGCAAGCTCTTCGATTGGCAATAACTC tGGCATGGTTTCGTGTTTGAGAAGCTTTCGTTGTTCACATT ATTGGTACAATCTTCATATAAATTGCGGCGGAAAAGCAGTAACTATCAATGGAACTACTGCATATGATGCTGATACAGATTCTGGTGGACCTTCAAATTTTTTCCAGCGTGCACAAAACTGGGCATTTAGCAGCACTGGTGACTTCATGGATAATGATGACCAAATGGACCCACTTATATTTACAAATTCATCCAGACTATCTATGACCAACCCTGAACTGTATATGAATGCACGcctttctcctctctctctaaCTTATTATGCCTTTTGTCTGGGCAATGGAAATTACAAAGTAAACCTCCATTTTGCGGAGATAATGTTCACTGATGATAAAACATATAGCAGCTTGGGAAGGCGTATATTTGATATTTACATTCAG GGAAAGATGGTATGGAAGGATTTCAACATTGCAAAAGAGGCTGGTGGAGTTGGTAAGGCAGTTATAACAACTTTTACTGCCACTGTGACTAGTAATACCTTGGAGATCCGTTTCTATTGGGCTGGGAAGGGGACAACTGGTATCCCGGACAGAGGAGTCTATGGTCCTCTTATTTCAGCTATTTCTGTGGATCATG ACTTTATGCCCCCATCGGAAAATGGAACTGGTCTATCTCTAGTTGTAAAGGTTGGGATTGTCATTGCTGGAGCCtttgttatatttttggttCTTGGTATCCTCTGGTGGAAGTGCTGTCTAggactgaaaaataaaatggaacaAG ATTTAAAGGGTTTGGGTCGGCAAACTGGTACATTTACCTTAAGGCAAATCCAAGCTGCCACAAACAACTTCGATGCTGCGAATAAAATTGGGGAAGGTGGTTTTGGTTCTGTTTATAAG GGCCTTCTATCAGATGGTACCATAATTGCTGTCAAACAGCTTTCTTCCAAATCAAAGCAAGGAAATCGTGAGTTTGTGAATGAGATAGGCATGATTTCTGGTTTGCAACACCCTCATTTCGTTAAGCTCTACGGATGCTGTGTTGAAGGAAATCAATTGTTGCTAGTATACGAGTACATGGAAAATAATTGTCTTGCTCGTGCTTTGTTTG GGCCAGAAGAATATAAGTTGAAATTGGATTGGCCAACAAGACACAAGATTTGTGTTGGTGTAGCAAGAGGTTTGGCCTATCTGCATGAAGAATCGAGATTGAAGATTGTGCATAGAGACATCAAGGCTACTAATGTCTTGCTTGATAAAAATCTTAACCCTAAGATATCTGACTTTGGTTTAGCCAAGCTTTATGAAGAGGATAATACCCCCATGAGAACACGAGTTGCTGGAACTTA TGGATATATGGCACCTGAATATGCAATGCGGGGTTATTTAACTGACAAAGCAGATGTTTATAGTTTTGGAATTATTGCCTTAGAAATTGTCAGTGGAATGAGCAACACTGGTTATCGGCCAAAGGAGGAATGTTTTCATCTTCTTGATCGG GCACTTGTTTTAAAAGAGAAAGGGAGTTTGTTGGAACTGGTTGATCCAAAGTTGGGCTCAAACTACAAGACGGAAGAGGTTATGGTGATGATCAATGTGGCCCTCTTATGCACTAATGTTTCCCCAACAGTCAGGCCTCCCATGTCTGCAGTGGTGAGAATGCTTGAGGGTAGGGCTGTTGTTCCAGACTTGGTTCCTGATCCAAGTGTCTCAAACGATGAAATGCAAGTGAAGGCACTCTCGAAGCATTTTCAAGTTTCAACACAGTAA